The following proteins come from a genomic window of Bernardetia sp. ABR2-2B:
- a CDS encoding phage tail tape measure protein → MSTDGFGFGMAFHITGNAKEEAMKLQETFKGLIQTTDRLGKSYTDATNRMAKQSLSKLMDLGQGGLNQISDVVGLAGDFEQQMSSIKAVTQSNSKEMAAIQKEVMAASGATEFSAMAAANAYEELTKAGLDSSKILGGGLKSALDFATASGLDIVKAAKLGAGALNAFKQDGMDFKRASDLIVGAANSAGTNVSEMSYAIKQSGAVAGDLGMSFEDLNAGLGLLAQNFLTGSDAGTSLKTFLQRLQPDTKKAKAEMEKLGLIVDGNNQFFENGKVKNIEGLANALQSAYKGMSEQDMGASMKTLFGSDAIKAASVLAKNGGAGIAAVLENMKKFSSSAIAEEKLNNFNGAVTIFKSNLENLKITLGTALLAPLKSFVDIGTIAIQKMKAFAETSTGQNLMRFGSAFIGIATGAGMAIFAFAKLKTLISGLMLTFKASTIVASGFILPIIAGVTAIAGLFVTVTSGVEHFNNSLHNIGKAGDDLKPVNKVLATIGGLFTGIMTVFSSSTSEGFSLPKDMNDQLEKYGILGIVKEFGFFFAGVKKAFKEGMPILEKMLEPLFKTLSDTWQDLKPVLSELFTAFGSLFGDTDGASGWANAGKIAFGIIGVGIRYAASGLQLLAIGIQKGIEFWNKYKEEIKAVAGTVWDVIQTIFAISTAPLRLFYSLGTGLVDMVQNGFGSGWESFKTTFLQQVYDLIDMLPFGDKIFEMTGMVRPPDYKPKKDYGFVDKNDPYAASPLKRSFFEENNIEPKNGNSLSALSKMQDVNGQTTKELSKKQAGTESTQSFNTKGIEELLREIAAKPTVLEMDGRRMAEAINEVNRSIANSSY, encoded by the coding sequence ATGAGTACGGACGGTTTTGGATTTGGAATGGCTTTTCATATCACAGGGAACGCCAAAGAAGAAGCAATGAAGTTGCAAGAAACCTTCAAAGGTTTAATACAGACTACTGACAGGTTAGGGAAAAGCTACACGGACGCAACCAATAGAATGGCAAAACAAAGCCTTTCTAAATTAATGGATTTGGGACAGGGTGGACTTAATCAAATTTCGGACGTGGTGGGTTTGGCTGGGGACTTCGAGCAGCAAATGAGTAGTATAAAAGCCGTTACACAAAGTAATAGTAAGGAAATGGCAGCCATTCAAAAAGAAGTTATGGCTGCCAGTGGTGCTACTGAATTTAGTGCAATGGCAGCAGCAAACGCATACGAGGAACTAACAAAGGCTGGTTTGGACAGTTCAAAGATTTTGGGGGGTGGTCTGAAAAGTGCCTTAGATTTTGCGACGGCTAGTGGATTGGATATTGTGAAAGCTGCCAAACTCGGTGCTGGTGCATTAAACGCCTTTAAACAGGACGGTATGGACTTTAAACGAGCTAGTGATTTGATTGTGGGTGCTGCCAACTCGGCTGGTACGAACGTAAGCGAAATGAGCTATGCCATTAAACAAAGTGGTGCAGTTGCTGGTGATTTGGGAATGAGTTTTGAGGATTTGAACGCTGGTTTGGGTTTATTAGCACAAAATTTTTTGACAGGTTCGGACGCTGGTACTTCTCTAAAAACATTCTTGCAACGCTTACAGCCTGACACAAAGAAAGCGAAAGCCGAAATGGAAAAGTTAGGATTAATCGTCGACGGAAATAATCAATTTTTTGAAAACGGAAAAGTCAAAAATATTGAAGGTTTGGCAAATGCTTTACAGTCTGCCTATAAAGGAATGAGTGAACAGGATATGGGCGCAAGTATGAAAACTTTGTTTGGTAGTGATGCCATAAAAGCAGCGTCCGTACTTGCCAAAAATGGTGGTGCTGGTATTGCAGCCGTGCTTGAAAATATGAAAAAATTTAGCAGCTCTGCCATTGCTGAGGAAAAATTAAATAATTTCAATGGTGCAGTTACTATTTTTAAATCTAACTTAGAAAACCTCAAAATTACACTTGGAACGGCTTTATTAGCACCTCTGAAGAGCTTTGTAGATATTGGAACGATAGCAATTCAAAAAATGAAGGCGTTTGCAGAAACGAGTACAGGACAAAATTTAATGCGTTTTGGTAGTGCTTTTATAGGAATTGCGACTGGTGCTGGTATGGCTATTTTTGCCTTTGCCAAACTCAAAACCTTAATAAGTGGTCTTATGCTAACTTTTAAGGCTAGTACAATAGTAGCAAGTGGCTTTATTCTGCCTATTATTGCTGGTGTAACTGCCATTGCTGGTCTGTTTGTTACTGTTACAAGTGGTGTCGAACACTTTAATAATTCTCTTCATAACATAGGCAAGGCTGGGGACGATTTGAAACCTGTTAATAAGGTTTTAGCAACAATAGGGGGACTTTTTACTGGCATAATGACTGTTTTTAGCAGCAGCACTAGTGAAGGTTTTTCACTCCCAAAAGATATGAACGACCAACTCGAAAAGTATGGAATTTTAGGAATAGTTAAAGAGTTCGGTTTCTTCTTTGCTGGTGTCAAAAAAGCCTTTAAGGAGGGTATGCCTATACTTGAAAAGATGTTAGAGCCTTTGTTCAAAACTCTTTCAGATACTTGGCAAGATTTAAAGCCTGTTTTATCTGAATTATTCACAGCTTTTGGGTCTTTATTTGGGGACACGGACGGTGCTAGTGGCTGGGCAAATGCTGGTAAAATTGCATTTGGAATTATTGGCGTGGGTATTCGTTACGCTGCAAGTGGTTTGCAACTTTTGGCTATTGGAATACAGAAAGGTATAGAGTTTTGGAACAAATACAAAGAAGAAATAAAAGCCGTTGCTGGTACAGTTTGGGACGTAATACAAACAATTTTTGCAATTAGTACAGCACCCTTACGACTGTTTTATAGTTTAGGAACTGGTCTTGTAGATATGGTGCAAAACGGATTTGGTAGTGGCTGGGAATCCTTCAAAACTACCTTTTTGCAGCAAGTTTATGATTTGATTGATATGCTACCGTTTGGAGATAAGATTTTTGAAATGACTGGAATGGTGCGACCACCAGACTATAAACCGAAAAAAGATTATGGTTTTGTAGATAAAAACGACCCTTATGCAGCAAGTCCATTGAAACGTTCTTTCTTTGAAGAGAATAACATCGAACCTAAAAATGGGAACTCTCTTAGTGCCTTATCAAAAATGCAAG